Proteins encoded within one genomic window of Nitrospira sp.:
- a CDS encoding GTP-binding protein, whose amino-acid sequence MDNQTQKPSESLNIVIVGHVDHGKSTLLGRLYADTGSLPDGKLEKVQAICRQQGKEFEYAFLFDAFLEEQEQGITIDTARTFFIWKGRQYIIIDAPGHKEFLKNMISGAARAEAALLLIDALEGVKEQSKKHGYLLSLLGVRQFAVVVNKMDLVGYRQDVFDGIEKEYREFLGQFKAVPECIIPVSAKLGDNIANRSTHMAWYTGPTVLDQLSRFKKEAARSEQPLRFPVQDVYKFDARRIVAGRITAGKLKVGDHLVFSPSNKRANIRSVEAFNIDPPLTEGYAGQSIGITLDEQIFVERGEIATHQDHLPSVSTAFRANLFWLGKRPLERGRKYQLRVANKEVDCEVATIHRIIDTMDLAQQQGSTTVNKNQVAELTLRTKTPVAFDLSASFEATGRFVLVDEYDIAGGGIVTELIHDDQEILREEARRRDFAWVKGEVGVEDRARQYGHRAAIVLFTGGRHTGKSLLARQLEGRLVADGRHAYLLDGENLRRGLDADLTDEERGQTDEMARRYGEVARLLIDTGLIVVSTTNPFGMHYKEAVQAIRTLVHPAPVIAVHMSKTSEEPPPNTDIVLSGPTDLDKASKQIMDELKKRGVLAQAIGAKPTFQYSI is encoded by the coding sequence ATGGATAATCAAACACAGAAGCCCTCGGAGAGTTTGAATATCGTCATTGTCGGGCATGTCGATCACGGCAAGTCTACCTTGCTGGGACGGCTTTATGCCGACACCGGGTCATTGCCTGATGGCAAGCTCGAGAAGGTGCAGGCGATCTGCCGCCAGCAGGGCAAGGAGTTTGAGTATGCCTTCCTGTTCGATGCCTTCCTGGAAGAGCAAGAGCAAGGAATCACGATTGATACGGCGCGCACCTTCTTCATCTGGAAGGGGCGCCAGTACATCATCATCGATGCTCCGGGCCACAAGGAATTTCTCAAGAATATGATCTCGGGCGCTGCGCGCGCGGAGGCGGCGCTGCTGCTGATCGATGCGTTGGAGGGTGTGAAGGAGCAATCCAAGAAACATGGCTATCTGCTATCGCTGCTGGGTGTCCGGCAGTTCGCCGTGGTCGTCAATAAGATGGACTTGGTCGGGTATCGGCAGGATGTGTTCGACGGTATCGAGAAAGAGTATCGCGAGTTTCTTGGCCAGTTTAAGGCCGTGCCGGAATGCATTATTCCGGTGAGCGCCAAGCTCGGCGATAACATCGCGAATCGCAGTACCCACATGGCGTGGTACACCGGCCCGACGGTATTGGATCAGCTGAGTCGTTTCAAGAAGGAAGCGGCACGATCGGAACAGCCGCTGCGGTTCCCTGTCCAGGACGTATATAAATTCGATGCTCGCCGCATCGTCGCCGGTCGCATTACCGCCGGGAAGTTGAAAGTCGGCGATCACCTGGTGTTCTCCCCGTCGAACAAGCGGGCCAATATCCGGTCGGTCGAAGCCTTCAACATCGATCCGCCGCTGACGGAAGGCTATGCCGGTCAATCGATCGGCATTACGCTCGACGAGCAGATCTTCGTGGAGCGCGGAGAGATTGCCACGCATCAGGACCATCTGCCGTCTGTCTCGACGGCGTTTCGCGCCAATCTGTTTTGGCTGGGGAAGCGTCCGCTGGAGCGCGGCCGCAAATATCAGCTGCGGGTGGCCAATAAAGAAGTCGACTGCGAAGTGGCGACCATTCACCGGATTATCGACACGATGGATCTGGCGCAGCAACAGGGGAGCACGACGGTCAACAAGAATCAGGTGGCTGAACTGACATTGCGGACGAAGACGCCGGTCGCGTTCGATCTCTCGGCCTCGTTTGAAGCGACCGGACGGTTTGTCCTCGTCGATGAATATGATATCGCCGGCGGCGGCATCGTCACGGAACTGATTCACGATGATCAAGAGATTTTGCGGGAGGAAGCCCGGCGCAGAGATTTCGCCTGGGTCAAAGGCGAAGTCGGCGTCGAGGACCGTGCGCGGCAGTACGGGCATCGTGCCGCCATCGTTCTGTTTACCGGTGGGCGACATACGGGGAAGTCCCTGCTCGCCAGGCAGTTAGAGGGACGGCTCGTGGCTGACGGGCGGCATGCCTATCTGCTGGACGGAGAGAATCTTCGCCGCGGACTCGATGCAGATTTGACTGACGAGGAACGAGGGCAGACCGATGAAATGGCCAGGCGGTATGGTGAAGTCGCTCGGTTGCTCATCGATACCGGGTTGATCGTGGTCTCCACCACCAATCCATTCGGCATGCACTATAAAGAGGCTGTGCAGGCGATCCGGACGCTCGTCCATCCTGCCCCGGTGATCGCGGTCCACATGAGCAAGACCAGTGAAGAGCCGCCGCCGAATACGGACATTGTCTTGAGCGGACCGACGGATCTGGATAAAGCCTCCAAGCAAATTATGGACGAGCTTAAGAAACGGGGTGTACTGGCTCAGGCGATCGGGGCCAAGCCGACCTTTCAGTATTCGATTTAG
- a CDS encoding Mrp/NBP35 family ATP-binding protein, whose product MAADKDLKTILGKLKYSDDAKVVQQITEQTKQVHARMAGIKYKLAVMSGKGGVGKSMTTVNLALAFARQGAKVGLLDVDLNGPCVPRMLGLHGQSLKMTPQGAIPPVGPLGVKVASMDFFLDDASPVRWKGPMDVSPVWLGLMEMNVIREFLSDVIWGELDYLLADLPPGAAADKPPVIAGFIPDLAGAIVVTTPSEVASDVVQKSVTYARDMGIKVLGIVENMSEYRCPSCGEVNELFEGNTEAMCEALDLPLLGRVPFDRKIARTFDKGQPLLDETYPTIQRYQEIAGRIRTLLDYKKVLADKL is encoded by the coding sequence ATGGCGGCTGACAAAGACCTCAAGACCATTCTTGGCAAACTGAAGTATTCCGATGATGCCAAGGTCGTCCAGCAAATTACCGAGCAGACCAAACAGGTCCATGCCCGCATGGCCGGCATCAAGTACAAGCTGGCGGTCATGAGCGGGAAGGGCGGCGTCGGGAAGAGCATGACCACGGTCAACTTGGCCTTGGCGTTTGCCCGGCAAGGTGCGAAAGTCGGATTGCTCGATGTCGATTTGAACGGGCCCTGCGTGCCGCGCATGCTCGGTCTGCATGGGCAATCATTGAAGATGACTCCGCAGGGGGCCATCCCTCCGGTTGGCCCGCTTGGCGTGAAAGTAGCGTCGATGGACTTCTTTCTCGACGATGCGTCGCCGGTTCGGTGGAAGGGGCCGATGGATGTGAGTCCGGTCTGGCTCGGCTTGATGGAAATGAATGTGATTCGGGAATTTCTCTCCGATGTGATATGGGGCGAGCTGGACTATCTGCTTGCCGATCTGCCTCCCGGGGCGGCAGCCGATAAGCCGCCGGTGATCGCCGGGTTTATCCCCGACCTGGCCGGAGCCATTGTCGTGACGACACCTTCCGAAGTGGCGTCGGATGTGGTGCAGAAATCGGTGACCTATGCGCGAGACATGGGCATCAAAGTCTTGGGCATCGTCGAAAATATGAGCGAGTATCGGTGTCCGTCCTGCGGTGAAGTCAATGAGTTGTTTGAAGGCAACACCGAAGCGATGTGCGAAGCGCTCGATCTTCCGCTCCTCGGGAGGGTTCCGTTTGATCGAAAAATCGCCCGGACATTCGATAAGGGCCAGCCGTTGCTCGACGAAACTTATCCGACCATTCAGCGGTACCAGGAAATAGCCGGGCGGATCCGCACGTTGCTCGATTACAAGAAGGTGTTGGCGGATAAGCTGTGA
- a CDS encoding PCP reductase family protein, with amino-acid sequence MKFVCLNCETYMNFEKVEKPGEGSLGVFFGCPSCNAKFSMVTNPGETQMVSSLGVKLGGRTVAAEPFEMTRGTLKDEAQAGAGQMGAYLNEKIQGGQPVAASAATPEKAGEKASGGCPFSAMVAEMGLTGTGKPGNGTAPASSDFTWTADAKEKLDRLPAFVKPMVQSSVEAYARKNGFKSITLQVMDDSKTDSPNGMTWSREAEQRLENIPDFIRPMARKEIERVAKERGLVTITAQVMDETKDKFMKFM; translated from the coding sequence ATGAAATTTGTTTGTCTCAATTGCGAAACCTATATGAATTTCGAAAAAGTTGAAAAGCCCGGCGAGGGATCGCTGGGCGTCTTTTTCGGCTGCCCATCCTGCAACGCCAAGTTCTCGATGGTGACCAATCCCGGCGAAACGCAGATGGTCAGCTCCCTCGGAGTCAAATTAGGCGGTCGCACGGTGGCGGCTGAGCCATTTGAAATGACGCGGGGCACGCTCAAGGATGAGGCCCAGGCCGGAGCCGGGCAGATGGGCGCCTATCTGAACGAAAAGATCCAGGGCGGGCAGCCGGTGGCGGCGTCAGCGGCGACACCGGAAAAAGCCGGAGAAAAAGCGAGCGGCGGTTGTCCCTTCTCCGCGATGGTTGCGGAAATGGGCTTGACGGGCACCGGGAAGCCGGGCAATGGAACTGCTCCCGCATCCTCAGACTTCACATGGACGGCCGATGCCAAAGAAAAGCTCGATCGGCTGCCGGCTTTCGTGAAACCGATGGTGCAGAGCAGCGTCGAGGCCTATGCGCGGAAGAACGGATTCAAATCCATCACGTTGCAAGTCATGGATGATTCAAAGACCGACTCGCCGAATGGGATGACCTGGTCACGGGAAGCCGAGCAGCGGCTGGAGAACATCCCCGACTTCATTCGGCCCATGGCGAGAAAAGAGATTGAACGTGTGGCCAAAGAGCGCGGCCTGGTGACGATCACCGCGCAAGTCATGGACGAGACCAAAGACAAATTCATGAAGTTCATGTGA
- a CDS encoding phosphoadenylyl-sulfate reductase has translation MSSGGSPEMVAELKRASDAFESQQPQDVLKDTIKRFAPKIVVACSFGAEDVVLVDMVHRIDPTIPLFYLDTDFLFPETYATRDRIIQQYALQPTQVIQVQSLLTPDQQAAQHGAALWSTEPDRCCQLRKVEPLTRVLKGYEAWITGIRRDQSPTRANAGLIEWDSKFQLVKVNPLARWTWADVWTYIKVYEVPYNPLHDQNYPSIGCTHCTAPVAPGEDPRAGRWKTFTKTECGLHKT, from the coding sequence ATGTCTAGTGGTGGAAGTCCAGAGATGGTGGCGGAGCTGAAACGCGCGAGCGACGCGTTTGAATCTCAGCAGCCCCAAGATGTGTTGAAGGACACGATCAAGCGGTTCGCTCCAAAGATTGTCGTCGCCTGCAGTTTCGGTGCGGAAGATGTCGTGTTGGTCGATATGGTGCATCGCATCGATCCCACGATTCCGCTGTTCTACTTGGACACGGATTTTTTGTTTCCCGAAACCTATGCGACCCGTGATCGCATCATTCAGCAGTATGCGCTGCAGCCGACACAGGTCATTCAGGTGCAGTCGTTGCTGACCCCGGATCAGCAGGCGGCGCAGCATGGGGCGGCGCTCTGGTCGACGGAGCCGGATCGCTGCTGCCAGTTACGGAAGGTGGAACCGCTGACGCGTGTGTTGAAGGGGTATGAGGCCTGGATCACCGGAATCCGCCGGGATCAGTCGCCGACGAGAGCCAATGCGGGGTTGATCGAATGGGACAGCAAGTTCCAATTGGTCAAAGTGAATCCGCTGGCTCGCTGGACCTGGGCCGACGTGTGGACTTACATCAAGGTCTATGAGGTGCCCTACAACCCGCTGCATGATCAGAATTATCCGAGCATCGGGTGCACCCATTGCACTGCGCCGGTGGCGCCGGGAGAAGATCCGCGTGCCGGACGTTGGAAAACATTTACCAAGACCGAGTGTGGGCTCCACAAGACCTAA
- the ruvA gene encoding Holliday junction branch migration protein RuvA, with protein sequence MIAFLTGRLAFKAPTHLTLDVQGVGYEVHIPLSTYYALPNLDEVAALNIHTHLREDAIQLFGFLSLSEKEAFLLLTTVSGIGPKLALGVLSGLPLAELVRAIQTEDVEKLATIPGIGKKTAARIALELKEKIVKIHSGLPSATIEEPAVPAGPYDDALSALVNLGYRPQDVKDALKRVAKTVESQAGLKELIREGLKELARG encoded by the coding sequence ATGATCGCCTTTCTAACGGGGCGGCTGGCTTTTAAGGCGCCGACCCACCTCACGTTGGATGTGCAGGGTGTGGGCTACGAAGTCCATATTCCGCTGAGCACCTATTACGCTCTGCCGAATCTCGACGAAGTCGCCGCGCTCAATATTCACACCCATTTGCGCGAAGACGCGATCCAGCTGTTCGGCTTTCTTTCACTGAGCGAGAAAGAAGCCTTCTTGTTGTTAACGACGGTTTCCGGTATTGGCCCGAAACTCGCGCTCGGGGTCTTGTCTGGGCTTCCACTCGCCGAGCTTGTCCGCGCCATTCAAACCGAGGATGTCGAGAAGCTGGCCACGATTCCGGGGATCGGGAAGAAGACGGCCGCGCGCATCGCCCTCGAACTTAAAGAGAAGATCGTGAAGATCCATTCCGGTCTGCCTTCCGCCACGATCGAGGAACCAGCGGTCCCGGCAGGTCCTTATGATGATGCACTGTCGGCTCTTGTCAATCTTGGCTATCGCCCTCAAGATGTCAAAGACGCCCTGAAGCGAGTCGCTAAGACGGTCGAGAGCCAGGCCGGTCTCAAGGAATTGATTCGAGAGGGCTTGAAAGAACTTGCGAGGGGGTGA
- the cysD gene encoding sulfate adenylyltransferase subunit CysD, with translation MNHLRQLEDQSVYILREAYKNFDNLGMLWSMGKDSTVLLWLARKAFFGQVPFPLLHVDTSYKIPAMIEYRDRIAREWRLDLVVGQNKEALAAGMNHTMGRVACCTALKTNGLKQLIEQKGYTGIILGVRADEEGTRAKERYFSPRDKHGDWDFRDQPPELWNQFKTTFPPGTHIRIHPLLDWTEINIWEYIKYENIPFMDLYLDKGEGTRYRSLGCAPCTTPIKSTAKTVDEIIDELRHTTVAERAGRAQDEGRGMELLRKDGYM, from the coding sequence GTGAACCATCTTCGTCAGTTGGAAGATCAAAGCGTCTACATTCTTCGCGAGGCCTACAAGAATTTCGACAATTTGGGCATGCTCTGGTCGATGGGCAAAGATTCGACGGTGCTGCTCTGGCTCGCCCGCAAGGCTTTCTTTGGGCAGGTGCCTTTCCCATTGCTCCACGTCGATACGAGTTACAAAATTCCCGCCATGATCGAATACCGCGATCGGATTGCGCGGGAATGGCGTTTGGATTTGGTGGTGGGGCAAAACAAAGAAGCCTTGGCGGCGGGCATGAATCATACAATGGGCCGTGTCGCCTGTTGTACCGCCCTCAAGACGAACGGGCTGAAGCAACTGATCGAGCAGAAGGGGTACACCGGTATTATTCTCGGTGTGCGGGCGGACGAAGAGGGGACGAGAGCGAAGGAACGGTATTTTTCGCCCCGCGATAAGCATGGCGACTGGGATTTCCGCGATCAGCCGCCCGAATTGTGGAATCAGTTCAAGACGACCTTCCCACCCGGCACCCATATTCGCATCCATCCGTTGCTGGATTGGACGGAGATCAATATCTGGGAGTACATCAAGTACGAAAATATTCCCTTCATGGATTTGTATCTCGACAAGGGCGAGGGCACTCGCTATCGGAGCCTCGGTTGCGCGCCCTGTACCACGCCCATCAAGTCGACCGCGAAGACGGTCGACGAGATCATCGACGAATTGCGTCACACGACGGTGGCCGAACGGGCCGGCCGCGCCCAGGATGAGGGGCGAGGCATGGAGCTGCTCCGAAAAGACGGGTACATGTAA
- the trpD gene encoding anthranilate phosphoribosyltransferase, protein MLIQDFIAKIAKGPRASKDLTWDESKQVMKLLIEGQATQAQIGAFLMAMRFKMESVSELAAFTAAARAYVAPLSIPKELAVVDVPSYAGKSETFHGLIAGAIVAASAGAAIVMHGYDGIPGRPGAAGVLKALGVPVDLDPKMAGEAVTKKGFVYLDIGMYHPPLYRFLEMRQEIGVRNLFHPIARLLNPSRAAAQVIGLSHPPHFEKTAEVLRMMGCPRALVIRGVEGDPELSVTAATRVLELRDERITPLGISPKDFGLALGTSRDMAGFPPGQQDKEAELLRRIIQNQIPGGPKDWVLMNAALLLYAAGKGATLPACLPMARVALESGAAGRKLDELVQAPLAAGKRG, encoded by the coding sequence ATGCTTATTCAAGATTTTATTGCAAAAATTGCCAAGGGGCCCAGAGCCTCCAAAGACCTGACGTGGGATGAATCCAAACAGGTCATGAAGCTCTTGATCGAAGGCCAGGCGACGCAGGCGCAGATCGGCGCCTTTCTCATGGCGATGCGATTCAAGATGGAATCGGTCTCGGAGCTGGCGGCCTTTACGGCGGCGGCGCGCGCCTATGTCGCTCCGCTGTCGATTCCCAAAGAGTTGGCCGTGGTGGATGTGCCGAGCTATGCCGGCAAGTCAGAGACCTTCCATGGCTTGATTGCCGGAGCGATCGTGGCGGCGTCCGCGGGCGCGGCGATCGTGATGCATGGGTATGACGGCATTCCCGGGCGTCCGGGTGCTGCGGGTGTTTTGAAGGCACTCGGGGTTCCGGTCGATCTCGACCCGAAGATGGCCGGCGAGGCAGTCACAAAAAAAGGATTCGTCTATCTCGATATCGGGATGTACCATCCGCCGCTCTATCGGTTCCTGGAGATGCGTCAGGAAATCGGGGTGCGCAACCTCTTTCATCCGATTGCCCGTTTACTGAATCCTTCGCGGGCAGCCGCGCAAGTGATCGGGTTATCGCATCCGCCTCATTTCGAAAAAACGGCAGAAGTGTTGCGGATGATGGGCTGTCCGCGGGCGCTGGTCATTCGGGGCGTCGAAGGCGATCCGGAGCTCTCCGTCACGGCGGCGACCCGGGTATTGGAGTTGCGGGATGAGCGGATCACTCCGTTAGGGATTTCGCCGAAGGATTTCGGATTGGCGCTGGGCACCTCTCGCGACATGGCCGGGTTCCCTCCGGGCCAGCAGGATAAGGAAGCGGAGCTGCTGCGACGAATTATTCAGAATCAGATTCCGGGCGGTCCGAAAGATTGGGTCTTGATGAATGCGGCGTTGCTGCTGTATGCCGCCGGCAAAGGGGCTACGTTACCGGCCTGTCTGCCGATGGCACGAGTCGCTCTTGAAAGCGGCGCAGCCGGACGCAAGCTGGATGAACTGGTGCAGGCGCCTCTTGCGGCGGGTAAGCGGGGATAA
- a CDS encoding YebC/PmpR family DNA-binding transcriptional regulator, whose product MGGHSHWATIKRYKGAQDVKRGKVFTRIIREIAIAARTGGDPDSNPRLRLSIAKAKEANMPGDTIKKAIQRGTGELPGVAYEEYALEGYGPGGTAVLLEITSDNRNRTVAEIRNLFTKNHGNMAEAGAVAWQFHKKGLLTIDKGKADEDQLLTLALEAGAEDVKVGDKTFEVICGTHEFEAVKKALADAKIETTLAEITFIPQNTIRLEEKAAEQMLKLMEAMDEHDDVQKVHANFDISEEVMEKVAAAAAG is encoded by the coding sequence ATGGGTGGACATAGCCATTGGGCGACGATCAAGCGGTATAAGGGCGCGCAGGACGTCAAGCGCGGAAAGGTTTTTACCAGAATCATCCGCGAAATCGCCATTGCCGCTCGCACCGGTGGTGACCCCGACAGCAATCCGCGCCTCCGCCTGTCGATCGCAAAGGCCAAAGAAGCCAACATGCCCGGCGACACGATTAAGAAAGCCATCCAGCGCGGAACGGGAGAACTTCCCGGCGTGGCGTATGAGGAATATGCGTTGGAAGGCTACGGGCCCGGTGGCACCGCGGTCTTGCTCGAAATCACCAGCGACAACCGCAACCGGACTGTGGCGGAGATCCGCAATCTTTTCACGAAAAATCATGGCAATATGGCGGAAGCCGGGGCGGTGGCCTGGCAGTTCCACAAGAAGGGCCTCCTGACGATCGACAAGGGGAAGGCCGACGAAGACCAGTTACTCACGCTGGCACTCGAAGCCGGCGCAGAGGATGTGAAGGTGGGCGACAAAACCTTCGAAGTGATCTGCGGCACCCACGAGTTCGAAGCCGTGAAAAAGGCTTTAGCGGATGCCAAGATCGAGACCACGCTCGCCGAAATCACCTTTATTCCCCAGAATACGATCCGCCTCGAAGAAAAAGCCGCCGAACAGATGCTCAAGTTGATGGAAGCCATGGACGAGCACGATGACGTCCAGAAGGTCCATGCCAATTTCGATATCTCTGAAGAAGTGATGGAGAAGGTGGCCGCCGCCGCGGCGGGATAA
- a CDS encoding sulfurtransferase TusA family protein, protein MSPQDQLTIPEIKTSPIPPALLEEIETFEAEALRTMAGEVSNDLFKPFRLQYGIYGQRQPGVQMVRIKIPFGGISANQLRRVAELADRHATAVGHVTTRQDIQMHFVELKDVPTIMRGLAEVGLTTREACANTVRNVTACHLAGVCQGEVFDVTPYAKTIAYHLLRNPLNQSLPRKFKIALSGCKQDCALTPIHDVGLLAAKRADGTIGFRMVAGGGLGSAPRIAQVLREFTPMEELLPSIEAVIKVFDTLGNRKNRNKARMKFVIEKLGFDEFKRRWEAAYESMGYATPSHEPIKLLTYADEPVPLIMPTRNGSGPSSSNGSGSGIGHETPFEMWKRTNVVKQKQPGYVTAAIKLFMGDLTSEQMLGVADLAERYANGNIRTTINQNMVIRWIPESQIESLHADLVAQGLADPGAELVEDIIACPGTDTCGLGITSSKGLARALGEVFPAGRVPEDLSDVSIKISGCHNSCAQHHISTIGLHGVGKRLGEHVAPHYELHLGGQVDGTPKIGQMTVKLPAKSVPAALSHLVTVYRRDRLPKENLSAFIARAGKNKLKDELIPYTIVPAYKDDPTFYYDWEGEAEFILEDLGPGECAGGALEMIENGILEADQELYQAKLLVENHQYSVSVNKSYRAVLAAAKAMLVTEGLEPSTDSETFIEFDRRIAQKGVIPAQYRELNKKVGDLGPKDTTAESARDKMVFAKGFVDACRAATEQMGKDLKLAPAQETVAPVKAAVAAAPVVSAAPASTGAPVYDLRGVACPLNYVKTKLKLEMMDAGEKLEVWLDAGEPIKNVPMSLKNDGHLLLLQEALEPEAAHYRILVEKVEG, encoded by the coding sequence ACCTCTCCGATTCCTCCCGCCCTGCTGGAGGAAATCGAAACATTTGAGGCGGAAGCCCTTCGCACCATGGCGGGGGAAGTCTCGAACGATCTCTTCAAGCCGTTTCGGTTGCAGTACGGGATTTATGGGCAGCGTCAGCCTGGCGTGCAGATGGTCCGCATCAAAATTCCGTTCGGGGGGATCTCGGCGAATCAGCTCCGGCGAGTTGCTGAGCTGGCCGACCGCCATGCCACCGCCGTCGGGCATGTCACGACGCGCCAGGACATTCAGATGCACTTTGTCGAGTTGAAGGACGTGCCGACCATCATGCGCGGCCTGGCCGAGGTGGGGCTGACGACGCGTGAAGCGTGCGCCAATACGGTTCGTAACGTCACGGCTTGTCATTTGGCCGGGGTCTGCCAGGGGGAAGTCTTCGATGTGACGCCCTACGCGAAGACCATCGCCTATCATCTGTTGCGCAATCCGTTGAATCAAAGTCTGCCGAGAAAGTTCAAGATCGCGCTGTCCGGCTGCAAACAGGACTGCGCCCTGACGCCGATTCATGACGTCGGTTTGCTGGCCGCCAAACGTGCCGACGGGACGATCGGGTTTCGCATGGTCGCAGGCGGCGGCTTGGGGTCGGCTCCACGCATCGCCCAAGTGCTGCGAGAATTTACTCCGATGGAAGAATTGCTGCCAAGCATCGAAGCCGTCATTAAGGTGTTCGATACGCTCGGAAACCGTAAGAACCGCAACAAGGCCCGCATGAAATTCGTCATCGAAAAGCTGGGATTCGATGAATTTAAGCGGCGCTGGGAAGCTGCCTACGAATCGATGGGGTACGCCACACCATCGCATGAGCCGATCAAGCTGCTTACCTATGCGGACGAGCCTGTGCCGCTCATCATGCCGACGCGGAATGGATCCGGCCCCTCGTCGTCGAATGGGTCTGGTTCTGGCATCGGGCACGAAACGCCTTTTGAAATGTGGAAGCGGACGAATGTCGTCAAACAGAAGCAGCCCGGGTATGTCACGGCGGCGATCAAGCTGTTCATGGGCGATCTGACATCTGAGCAAATGCTTGGCGTGGCGGACCTCGCGGAGCGGTACGCCAACGGGAACATCCGGACCACCATCAATCAGAACATGGTGATTCGGTGGATCCCGGAATCGCAGATCGAATCGCTGCACGCGGATCTTGTCGCGCAGGGGCTGGCCGATCCGGGCGCCGAACTTGTCGAAGACATCATCGCTTGCCCCGGAACCGATACGTGCGGTCTGGGCATTACCTCATCCAAAGGGCTCGCGCGCGCATTGGGCGAAGTGTTCCCGGCCGGCCGGGTGCCCGAAGATCTCTCGGACGTCAGTATCAAGATTAGCGGCTGTCACAACTCCTGCGCCCAACACCACATCTCGACGATCGGGTTACATGGCGTCGGGAAGCGGTTGGGGGAGCACGTGGCGCCGCATTATGAGCTGCACCTCGGGGGGCAAGTAGATGGTACTCCGAAGATCGGGCAGATGACGGTCAAGCTGCCGGCGAAGTCTGTGCCGGCGGCCCTGTCGCATCTTGTCACCGTGTATAGGCGGGATCGCCTGCCAAAGGAAAATCTGTCCGCCTTCATCGCGCGTGCCGGGAAAAATAAACTCAAGGACGAGCTGATTCCCTACACCATCGTTCCCGCGTATAAGGACGATCCCACATTCTACTACGACTGGGAAGGAGAAGCAGAGTTCATCCTGGAGGATCTCGGTCCCGGCGAATGCGCCGGCGGTGCGCTGGAGATGATTGAGAACGGGATTCTTGAGGCAGACCAGGAGCTGTATCAGGCCAAGTTGCTGGTCGAGAACCACCAGTATTCCGTGTCGGTGAATAAGTCGTACCGTGCCGTGCTGGCGGCGGCCAAAGCGATGTTGGTCACGGAAGGGCTTGAGCCCTCGACCGACTCGGAAACATTCATTGAGTTCGATCGCCGGATCGCGCAGAAGGGCGTCATCCCTGCGCAGTATCGCGAGCTCAATAAGAAAGTAGGCGATCTCGGGCCGAAAGATACGACCGCGGAGTCGGCGCGTGACAAGATGGTCTTCGCGAAGGGGTTCGTCGATGCTTGCCGCGCGGCGACAGAGCAGATGGGGAAAGATTTGAAGCTTGCGCCGGCCCAAGAAACCGTAGCACCTGTGAAAGCAGCGGTTGCGGCGGCGCCGGTCGTGTCGGCCGCTCCTGCGTCAACCGGAGCGCCGGTGTACGATCTCCGCGGGGTCGCCTGTCCGCTGAATTATGTGAAGACGAAGCTCAAACTTGAAATGATGGACGCGGGCGAAAAGCTCGAAGTCTGGTTGGACGCCGGTGAGCCGATCAAGAATGTGCCGATGAGTTTGAAGAACGACGGGCATCTTCTGCTCCTCCAGGAAGCGCTGGAGCCGGAGGCCGCGCACTATCGCATTCTCGTGGAAAAAGTTGAAGGCTAA